Sequence from the Panicum virgatum strain AP13 chromosome 5N, P.virgatum_v5, whole genome shotgun sequence genome:
GCTTGAGCGGGTTGCCGGAGGAGAGGTGCAGGGAGGTGGAGCACGCGGCGCTAAGTGTCgacgaggacgcggcggcggcggccacggccggGGTGAAGGTGAGGCCAGTGACGGGGAAGTCGGCAACGGAGACGAGCTCGGATGAACGGAAGGCAACGGAGACGAGCTcggaccaccgccgccgctgcctatCCTGGCTGGATCTGAGGAGAAACAAGAGAGACGTGTCGGCTATAGGTGCGGCCGCCTCATGGTGCGCCGGACCGGTGTTGAAGGCGATGACCATCGCGGCAATGAGGCTCTTGACTGTCGAGCTGCCAGGAGCCGCCCGCCTGTCGCCGCCTGCCGTGCCCCTGTGGCCGTCGCCTTTGCTTCGCCGGGTGGAGGTCGGGGCTGCCGGAGGTTTCGAGATTTTTTTTACAGCGCTAGGTGAACTAACGAGGACGTCAGCCACCGTAGGATGCAGATTAAACGGCTGAAATCTTTTTTGCTATCGTGGATAGGCTGGTTGGCGGCCGAGCTTATTTCTGTCAATATCACCCACTGCAGGGTGTGGAGTGGAAGTGTGACTGATGAATAAGATGCCTAGAGAGCTCTACACACTAGAAAGACACAAAACAAAAATAGAGAGAGGAAACCAGCTTCTTTAATTCTTTCTCTCCATACTGGAAGTTACGTTGTCTGAATTCTCTCTACTTTAGATTGAGGGAGCAAGAAGGGAGGGAGGCAAAGGAGACAACATATGGGATGTCTTCACAGAAGACAAAGGTTTGTTTATCTGGTTCCTTTATGATCTTGAAACACATATATCTAACTATTGTGTTTAAATGCTTCTGCTTTCAGAACGTGTCTTAGACAGAAGCAATGGAGATATTGCAGTTGATCATTATCATCGATACAGGGTATTGTCTATTATTCCTTCCTCAGTTTTCATGGGAAAAGAAGAAGGGggaaaaaaggggggggggggggggggggggggggggcaacatCTTATTTTAATAGAATATTATCAACAACTGTGGGAACTGGCTTGTTCCTCAGTTTCTACAATGTTAATATGTTTGTACATTGTATTGCTTCCTAGAATTAGAAATTTATTGTTTGAAATGTTTGTTATGCATCTTTCAGGAAGACATTGAGCTCATGGCAAGTTTAGGTTTTCGCGCTTACAGATTTTCTATATCTTGGGCTCGTATATTTCCTGGTAGGTCAATCTTAACAGATCAGAGATTAATTTATAAATGCACATGACATATACAACAGGATAAATGATGCATTTTCTATTGTTAGCAAATGTTAATGCTCCATACTATCTTGTGTGCATAAGATTTTATCATTCCTGCAGATGGCTTGGGGGGGAAGGTCAATGAGCAAGGAGTTGCCTTCTATAACAACCTTATCAACTTTATGATTGCAAAAGGTGGCAGATGTTTTGCTTAATAATTTTAAAGGTTACAGTGCTTCTAGTTGTTAACCACTCGTCTATCTGCCAATAGGAATTGAGCCTTATGCAACTCTGTATCACTGGGATCTTCCAAACAATCTTCAAAAGACTCTGGGGGGCTGGATTTCTGAAAAGATTGTGTAAGTTGTTGCAGGCATCTTAAGTGTGCAGTATGATTTGCAAAGCTTTCTTAACTGTTAAATGGATGAGTGCATAGGATTTCGAGACAATTGTTTATTTCAAGAGTGGTTGCAGCATGATTTTCTGTATTTTATATGAGTTTCTCACCATGAAAATATCCCAGGGATTACTTTGCATTGTATGCAGAAGCTTGCTTTGCAAATTTTGGAGACAGAGTAAAGCGTTGGATAACAATCAATGAGCCTCTCCAAACTGCTGTACTATAGCAACAAGGCAGAAGGTGACTACTAAATATTCCTTATAGTAATTTTTATTAATTATGAACTGGATACAACGGAGGGTTCAGATGACATGAAATAAAGAAAAGGTCAGCGAGATCTACAATTTCTTGCCTAAAAAAGTTTGGCAGTAAACTGTTGTACTAAAGAACCAAGATAGTAGGTGACTAATAATTGATAGGCTATAAATACAATCATTTCTAGTATTTGAAAAGGATATGTATTATGAACTGGATTCAGAAAAGAGCTTAGATGAAAAGGGAcacgaaagaaagaaaaggccaATGAGATTTACAATATCTTGCCTCAGGCCGAACATCAATAAGTACGGCTTTGTCATCATTTTTCAATAGCTCCAATGCTGATTCTGGTGACAGGTCTCCTGAATAACCACCGTATGTCAAAGCAAATAGGTCTTCCTTTACCCTATTGTCACTGAACCTCCAAGCACAACTGCCAATTGAACAATAGGATCACTTGGGTCCAAACCAACATTCTTTTCAACACCTTCAACAATTACATATGCCTGAATCATTGGATGCAGTAATATCTATCAGCAGCTACATCAACAATGAACTTCATTGCGGAATGTTCACAAAAAAAGGGATATCCGGATTTTTAGGAGCCCATTCAAGATTTTTAGGAGCTCATTCATGCTTATTCAGTGAGAACAGCAGTAAAGTGATGTTTAGAACAAGGACCGATGCAATTAGGTTCTTGGACCAACATTACCTGTTGAAGAGCATTTCCGATTGGTCTCAGAACTTGACTAGCTTTCTCCTCAGGCGTGCTCAACAGATCTCTTACATTTGGTGGCAGAGACTCCTTTGCGGATCTGTAAGAATACACGAGGAACGTTGCCGCACTGCCCAGTGAATCCTCTGCAGCAACAATTGCCTTCCTAAGAACATCAACAGCCACGGCGCCAGCTCCCGCCACCTTCTCCTGCAACGCCCCGGAAGCGTCCGTGACCCCTCCGGCGGCCTTGTCCTTACTGGCATCGACCGAGGCCTTGAGCCCACCGATCGCGTCGCGCACCGTCTTCCTCCAGGTCCCGAGCGCGTCGTACGCCGACAGCCTCAGCTTGTCGTAGGCCTCGGTGAGCGCGTCCTCCGCCTGGAAGACCTGCTTGCCGAGCTTATCGATGAGCCTGGCCACGGAGTCCTCGACCTCGGACGCGTCGGACGGGAACGTGGTGGGGAACGGCGCGTCCGACAGGGCGCGCTCCGCGGCGTCGCTGGGGGCCGAGTCGAGCGCGGCAGTGACGGCGGTAGCAGTTTGCTCTGGAGCGGCCAGGGCCGCGACGAACGTCAGCGGCTGGTCGGCCCCGGTGCAGCATAGCGCGTCGGCGCTGGGCAGCtcggaggccgcgccgccgaagcctcggGCGATGTCGTCCGGCGCGGCGGGGTAGGGGGAGAGGATGGAGGagtcggcgagcggcgggcggtCGGGTACCTGCGCGACGAGCGGGTCGGCGTAGGACCTGAGCGCGGCGCCCACGTCCACCCTCCGCGGCACCCGCGCGACGACGTGCGACGCCGTCACCTGCCAAGCAACCGTACCAATGCAATCAGCGCCCGTGAAGACGGCGAGCAAAGCCGGTACGAACCGGCTGGTCCGCGAGAGGGCGAGGCCGCACCGGGCAGAGCGGGGAGCAgctgggcgcggcggagcagacgaCGGGCAGCAGCATGGCGGGCGGGCTCATCGCGTCAGGCTGCCGCTCCCATCCGTTTGGTTACCGCGAGGAGTCGAGGTCGAGAGGGTCGGTCGCCGCGGGTCGGGGCGGCGATTCGGCGAACTGGTTGGGTTGGAGGCCAGAGAATCGGGACTGGCACCGGCACGTGTCTCTCGGCGGGGGTCTGTGTGGAGGAGGAGTGGGTTGATCCGGGACGAGTGGAGCCGTTCGGATTTCGCCGGGATTGCGCGGATTGGTGTTCAGAGATTCGGCGTGTGGTGTGGCTCGTCGGCGTCGAGGTCGCGGCGGTGGCCCCCCGTCCCAGCCCTACGCGCGCCACATATTCTCAGAGCCGTCCATGGCAGTTGGACTGGCGCCACTTGGACTGGCCTTGTTGGGTAGGCTTCTCGTTCGCCGGCGTCACGGCGAAACGTGAAAGATCTCCTCCAGTTGACGACGGCGACTCTGTTTTCAACCCGTCAAGGTGAACAACGCCTATACATGCATCAGATCGAAATTTCATCTGCAAATTTAGAACAATTGAGGGCGACCGACTTGCCAGAACGCATCGAGAACACATAAATGGGTAGCCAAGCTGATCCAGCATGGTCCAGAAGTTCACCATTCATAGATGAccgttttaaaaaaaatttcataaaattGCGTGGCGTTTGGTCACAACATGCAATAAAGTGTGTATTCCATTCATTATTATAAAAAAACCTGTACGTCCAAcaattttcttttgcaaaaaggtaCAGTTAGTACGCAGCTCGTATTTGGGCTAGACAGTGTTTATTTGAGGCCGGAGAAACGAAACAGCCCAGTCCATCCGCCCCATCCAAAATCGTGTCCACGGAGGAATCCAGGGTCTGTCAACTGACGCAAGGCCCATATATCCCCGGAACACCCTCCAACCGATCGTGACCGTCCGCTGCATGAAGGCCAAGGATCCATCCGTCCACCGGATCGCTAGGGTTTCTCCCGGAGTTAAAAGGGCCCGAGGAGCCGCCATTATAAACCCTACCCTTCTCCATCCGCTCCCACCCTCTCGGCTGCCAGGAGaagcagccgctgccgccgcttcgACAGCCACCGCAGGGTACCAAGATGGTAAGATCCCGAACCCTTCCGCTCCGCTTGTGCTTTTCCTCTCGATCTCTGCTTCTGTGCGTATGTCGCTAGCGTTTGGTTGGGTGGATTTGTTCGCCGACGAGGGGCCGGCATGAGAATTGTTTCGCAGCCGAGgtaggcgagcgcggcggcaagGGATTCGTTGTGGCGGCCGTTGAGCTCATGCTATTGTTTTTGTTCAACTGAGATCGTGGTTTAGGCAGAAGTCGAAGATGTTGAACTTGATGTGGCATGATTTgtagtattttcctctcatacGCACTTCTATTTCACCGGAAAACGGGAATGGACTGGATGTTCATAGGTTTATTTGGTTAATGGGTTGGTAGTCGCTTGGATTAAGTTAGGACGATTTAGTTATATAGGTTCCTACGCGGTAAATGTATTGGCTGATGTATTTGTGTTTTCGTATCCATGTGATGGGGATCTGTTGTGCCATTTTGTTTGCTTTCTGCTCATGAAAGTTATTCGAGTCTGAAAGCTTGTTCAGCGCTCGGAAGTTGCACTGTTTAGTATTAGGTAGCTAGATCTCCTCATCGAGCGCATATCTGTGATATGCCTGCTATATCCAACTTTATGTTGGATTTTTGTTGGTAGATGTATTTGTGTCTGATCCTAGAATTTTCTTAAGTGGGTTCACTGGTTTAGTGGCTATTCGGTACATTGACTTTGTCATCAGTTGTTTAGTGGGTTCACTTGTTTAGTGGCTATTCGGTACATTGACTTTGTCATCAGTTGTGCTATTACTGCTAATGATGCATTTGCTGCTTGGCTTGCATGTTTATTGGCTTGTATAATGTTGAAACATGAAAGCAGCATGGGAAATCCGTTCTATGTAGATTGCTAGTTTCTCAAAGTTGAATTGTAATTTACCTGCATTTTGCGTGATTTCTGTAGGGTGGTTTTGTCAAGACCCAAAAGACCAGTGCGTACTCCAAGCGATTCCAAGTGAAGTTCAAGAGAAGGCGCGGTATGTTGGGCTTCTCAGCTGATGGCTGGTTTCTGTAATTTGCTGGATTTTTTGACCGTGTATTTGTGTATGTTTGCAGCTGGCAAGACTGACTACAGGGCAAGGATCAGGTTGATTAACCAAGACAAGAACAAGTACAATACGCCCAAATACAGATTCGTTGTGCGATTTGTATCCTTTTAAATATAAGCATTTTGTGCGTTGCTTTTCTGGTTTCTGCTTATTGTTGTGGCATTTTGAGCTTTAGAGGCATTGTATCTCTTAACACAATCACCTTAGACCAACAAGGACATCACTGCACAAATCGTATCTGCAAGTATTGCGGGTGATATGGTACTTGCTGCTGCCTACTCCCATGAGCTGCCACGATATGGTCTTGACGTTGGTCTGACCAACTATGCTGCAGGTATTTTATTTCTTAAAAGTTTTGTGCATATTATGAAACTAAATCATTTATTTTGTATAATCAATTTTTTCGCTCCCATTTTGTAGCCTACTGCACTGGGCTTCTTTTGGCCCGTCGTGTGCTCAAGCTTCGTGATTTGGATAAGGAGTATGAGGGCAACGTTGAGGTAAAATTCAAACAtaagaatttttatttttaaaattttactgATATTGCAAATgttttaatcttttttttttgttctcagGCCACTGGTGAAGACTTCTCTGTTGAGCCAGATGATGAGAGGAGGCCTTTCCGTGCTCTTTTGGATGTTGGCCTTGTTAGGACTACCACTGGAAACCGTGTCTTTGGTGCCCTGAAGGTATATTTTCAGATATGTTATTTGCAATTTGATTGTAGCTGGCAATGCTTAAGTTGATAATTGTTTACAACTTgttcacttttccaaaacatcaagtgtCCGCTTTAGATTATCTTTCTTGTATCTGAGTCCACACTAAAAGAATGGTTTTCCCATTTCTGTTTATTAAGCTATAGCTATGATGACATGCAAATTATGTGCGAAATTGACACCAGCTGCATTTGTTGCTTCAGGGAGCTTTGGATGGTGGTCTAGATATTCCTCACAGTGAGAAGAGGTTTGCTGGTTTCAAGAAGGATGAAAAGCAGCTGGATGCTGAGGTCCACCGCAAGTACATCTATGGTGGTCATGTTGCTGAGTACATGAGGGTATGTTGTGCATGTTGCACGTCAGATTGTAGTCTTTTCCCTTGTTCCATTAAGATAAGATGATTGTGTTATGAATATGTTAGATCATTTCAAGAGGTTGCTTTGTTAGGATTATGTTTCTAATTCTTATGGTTGGTCCAGACTCTGGCTGAGGAGGAGCCGGAGAAGTACCAGTCTCACTTCAGTGAGTACATCAAGAAGGGTATTGAGGCTGATGACATGGAAGCTCTGTACAAGAAGGTCCATGCTGCCATCCGAGCTGATCCTACCATGGCCAAGTCAACCAAGCAGCCACCGAAGGAGCACAAGAGGTATATATACTACATAGCTAGCTAAAGATTCTGTGCACCCTACATATGATGCAAACATAATTCCATATCTTGTTAGATCTAACTGATTCCTCTGTTTATTTAGGTACAACCCCAAGAAACTGACCTATGAGCAGAGGAAGGCCAGCCTAGTTGAAAGGCTCAACGCCCTCAACTCGTCTGGTGGtgctgatgatgatgacgatgaggaCGACGAGTGAAGTGTCCCTTCGTAGTAGTGCTATCTTATGTGGCGATCAGAACTTGTGCCATGGCACCTATCGTTACCTGTAGTCCTGCAACAGGCATTTTTGTTTAAGTTTGTCGATGTGAACAAAGCTGTTCTGCTAGTTTTGAGCTGGAGTTAATGGATATTAAAATTAAGATGCTTCCGATTGAACGTGGTTCTTCTGAATCCCCAGTTGTGGTTTGAAACCAAATCCTTCAATATTGCTTCCGTGGTTGGTTAACTATTTTTCTGttaatttatttttcattttgtaCCTTCAGTTTTAATCGACGTTAGCCCGTTTTGTCCACATAACTGGTCGATGTC
This genomic interval carries:
- the LOC120674165 gene encoding 60S ribosomal protein L5-1-like, which produces MGGFVKTQKTSAYSKRFQVKFKRRRAGKTDYRARIRLINQDKNKYNTPKYRFVVRFTNKDITAQIVSASIAGDMVLAAAYSHELPRYGLDVGLTNYAAAYCTGLLLARRVLKLRDLDKEYEGNVEATGEDFSVEPDDERRPFRALLDVGLVRTTTGNRVFGALKGALDGGLDIPHSEKRFAGFKKDEKQLDAEVHRKYIYGGHVAEYMRTLAEEEPEKYQSHFSEYIKKGIEADDMEALYKKVHAAIRADPTMAKSTKQPPKEHKRYNPKKLTYEQRKASLVERLNALNSSGGADDDDDEDDE